In the Deinococcus ficus genome, one interval contains:
- the dnaA gene encoding chromosomal replication initiator protein DnaA gives MLGYVRKNISEVEYHTWFAPVKNLGVQEGSLVLGVRNSFAQEWFRKHYLELLEDALRSLGAEHPQVSFQVLPAAQDALLLPNDPPPPPPGNPARPAAPLIVPGENRKSLNPKYTFENFVVGPNNNLAHAAALAVAESPGKAYNPLFIYGDVGLGKTHLMHAVGHYIAERFPEKRIEYVSTESFTNELINAIRDDRTTQFRNRYRSVDLLLVDDIQFLAGKERTQEEFFHTFNALYENHKQIILSSDRPPKDIQTLEGRLRSRFEWGLITDIQSPEFETRVAILKMNAEHNRIDIPQEVLELIARQVTTNIRELEGALMRVVAFSSLNNVPFSRAIAAKALSNVFAPQEVKVEMMDVLRQVASHYNMPPDVIRGSGRVREVVVPRQVAQYLIRDLTDHSLPEIGQFFGRDHSTVMHAINKVSEALGKDSELTASVELLRRKMKGMDDGEGGD, from the coding sequence GTGCTGGGTTACGTCCGCAAAAACATCTCGGAAGTGGAGTACCACACCTGGTTCGCCCCGGTGAAGAACCTGGGCGTGCAGGAAGGATCGCTGGTGCTGGGCGTGCGGAATTCCTTCGCGCAGGAATGGTTCCGAAAGCACTACCTAGAACTGCTGGAGGACGCGCTGCGCAGCCTGGGTGCCGAGCACCCGCAGGTGAGCTTCCAGGTGCTGCCCGCCGCGCAGGACGCCCTGCTGCTCCCGAACGACCCGCCGCCCCCCCCGCCCGGTAACCCGGCGCGCCCGGCGGCGCCGCTGATTGTGCCCGGCGAGAACCGCAAGAGCCTGAACCCGAAGTACACCTTCGAGAACTTCGTGGTGGGCCCGAACAACAACCTCGCGCACGCGGCGGCCCTGGCGGTCGCAGAGTCTCCCGGTAAGGCGTACAATCCCCTCTTCATCTACGGGGACGTGGGCCTGGGGAAAACCCACCTGATGCATGCGGTCGGGCACTACATCGCCGAGCGCTTCCCGGAAAAACGCATCGAGTACGTGTCCACCGAGTCCTTCACGAACGAGCTGATCAACGCGATCCGCGACGACCGGACCACTCAGTTCCGGAACCGGTACCGCAGCGTGGACCTGCTGCTCGTGGACGACATCCAGTTCCTGGCCGGCAAGGAGCGCACGCAGGAGGAGTTCTTCCATACCTTCAACGCGCTGTACGAGAACCACAAGCAGATCATCCTGAGCTCCGACCGCCCCCCCAAGGACATCCAGACACTCGAGGGCCGGCTGCGCAGCCGCTTCGAGTGGGGCCTGATCACGGACATCCAGTCGCCGGAGTTCGAGACGCGCGTGGCGATCCTGAAGATGAACGCCGAGCACAACCGCATCGACATTCCGCAGGAGGTGCTGGAACTGATCGCGCGGCAGGTCACCACGAACATCCGGGAACTGGAAGGTGCCCTGATGCGGGTGGTGGCGTTCTCCAGCCTGAACAACGTGCCGTTCTCGCGGGCGATCGCGGCCAAGGCGCTGAGCAACGTGTTTGCGCCGCAGGAAGTGAAGGTGGAGATGATGGACGTGCTGCGGCAGGTGGCGTCGCACTACAACATGCCGCCGGACGTGATTCGCGGGTCGGGCCGGGTGCGGGAGGTGGTGGTGCCGCGGCAGGTGGCGCAGTACCTGATCCGGGACCTGACGGATCACAGCCTGCCGGAGATCGGGCAGTTTTTCGGGCGGGACCACAGCACGGTGATGCACGCCATCAACAAGGTCTCGGAGGCGCTTGGGAAGGACTCGGAGCTGACGGCCTCGGTGGAACTGCTGCGCCGCAAGATGAAGGGGATGGACGATGGGGAGGGCGGCGACTGA
- the dnaN gene encoding DNA polymerase III subunit beta, which produces MKANVTKKTLSDGLGLLERVIPSRSSNPLLTSLKVEATEAGLTLSGTNLEIDLSCFVPAEVQQPQNFVVPAHLFAQIVRNLGGELVELEITGQELSVRSGGSDFKLQTGDIDAYPPLTFPGHADVSLNAEELARAFSSVRYAASNEAFQAVFRGIKLEHHSDTGSARVVASDGYRVAIRDFPASGDGRNLIVPARSADELIRVLKDGEARFTYGDGMLSVTTDRVRMNMKLLDGDFPDYERVIPKDIKLQVTLPATALKEAVNRVAVLADKNANNRVEFLVSEGTLRLAAEGDYGRAQDTLNVTQGGSEPAMSLAFNARHVLDALGPIEGEAELLFSGSTTPAIFRAAGGGGYMAVMVTLRV; this is translated from the coding sequence ATGAAAGCAAACGTTACCAAGAAAACCCTCAGCGATGGCCTCGGTCTCCTTGAACGCGTCATTCCCAGCCGCAGCAGCAACCCCCTCCTCACGTCCCTGAAAGTCGAGGCGACCGAGGCGGGCCTCACGCTGTCCGGCACCAACCTGGAAATCGACCTGTCCTGCTTCGTGCCGGCAGAAGTCCAGCAGCCGCAGAACTTCGTGGTTCCCGCACACCTGTTCGCCCAGATTGTCCGGAACCTGGGCGGCGAACTCGTGGAACTGGAAATTACCGGGCAGGAACTCTCGGTGCGGTCGGGCGGCAGTGATTTCAAACTCCAGACCGGCGACATCGACGCCTACCCGCCCCTGACCTTCCCTGGTCACGCCGACGTGAGCCTGAACGCCGAGGAGCTCGCCCGGGCCTTCTCCAGCGTGCGGTACGCGGCCAGCAACGAAGCCTTCCAGGCGGTGTTCCGGGGCATCAAGCTGGAACACCACAGCGATACCGGCTCAGCCCGCGTGGTCGCCAGCGACGGGTACCGCGTCGCCATCCGCGACTTCCCGGCCAGCGGGGACGGCCGGAACCTGATCGTGCCGGCCCGCAGTGCGGACGAACTGATCCGCGTGCTCAAGGACGGCGAGGCCCGCTTCACGTACGGCGACGGCATGCTCAGTGTGACCACGGACCGCGTGCGCATGAACATGAAACTGCTGGACGGCGACTTCCCCGATTACGAGCGCGTGATCCCCAAGGACATCAAGCTTCAGGTCACCCTGCCGGCCACTGCGCTGAAGGAGGCCGTGAACCGCGTGGCCGTCCTGGCCGACAAGAACGCGAACAACCGCGTGGAGTTTCTGGTGTCGGAAGGCACGCTGAGACTCGCTGCGGAAGGAGACTACGGCCGCGCCCAGGACACGCTGAACGTCACGCAGGGGGGAAGCGAACCTGCCATGAGCCTTGCCTTTAATGCCCGGCACGTCCTTGATGCGCTGGGTCCCATCGAGGGAGAGGCGGAACTTCTCTTCAGTGGCTCCACAACGCCCGCCATCTTCCGTGCGGCGGGCGGCGGGGGGTACATGGCGGTGATGGTCACGCTGCGCGTTTAA